In one window of Bemisia tabaci chromosome 4, PGI_BMITA_v3 DNA:
- the eIF2A gene encoding eukaryotic translation initiation factor 2A — protein sequence MATSKIPCLAVRGSTGISINQGPPNYELVPGFSRVESKSCKAMLFSPAGKYFAWVGTSGITIVNTATWGVVAEIPKPKTQFFKFSPKETYLMSWEPFAVSAANPEGSPNLSIWRSETGELVKAFVHKKHTAWDPQWSSDEHLCARLINGAELAVYEDSNFDEIKVKSKSLKVANFALSPGKAPHHFVFYLPAPAGQPSVCRLYQYPNFDLSGSLAQKTFFQADKVDFFWNSTGKEVLILTSTEVDKTGASYYGKQGLFLLSIKGDSAMVLTNATGPVYSVAWNPLGHEFCVIYGLMPSKATMFNTKAEPVFEFGESPRNAVHFNPLGNIVLLGGFGNLPGMVETWDVKSHKLIAKSDAPDTTLLHWSPDGVHYMTATTAPRLRVNNGFRIWHYSGALLYERPWNKQEELWDVQWQSFPVGTFKTAPVSYKAVEGIKSSQPTASKQVYVPPSARNRAADGAKIGFGAVKSVEPSASAIKNKKKKESKKNAKQRQLEQQTVEISTPLTPANKSNKKPAAATALSTSNSHASNGNHDAYITDSDDPEKVKKIKKVKNKLGQITKLKELQSEGQLMNPNQLDKINKENDLIKELENLVAS from the exons ATGGCGACGTCGAAAATCCCATGCCTTGCAG TGCGAGGCTCAACTGGTATATCAATCAACCAGGGCCCACCCAACTATGAACTGGTACCTGGATTCTCGAGGGTGGAGAGCAAATCATGCAAGGCCATGTTGTTCAGTCCAGCAGGAAAGTACTTCGCCTGGGTCGGGACCTCAGG GATCACGATTGTGAACACTGCAACATGGGGAGTTGTCGCAGAGATTCCAAAACCCAAGACGCAGTTCTTTAAGTTTTCGCCCAAGGAAACTTATTTAATGTCATGGGAACCTTTTGCAG TGTCAGCAGCAAACCCAGAGGGATCTCCTAACTTAAGTATATGGCGGTCTGAAACTGGAGAACTGGTGAAGGCTTTCGTTCATAAAAAGCATACAGCATG ggatccGCAGTGGAGTTCTGATGAGCACTTGTGCGCAAGACTGATTAACGGTGCTGAGCTGGCCGTTTATGAAGACTCTAATTTTGATGAGATCAAAGTGAAATCAAAATCTCTTAAAGTAGCTAATTTTGCACTATCTCCAGGGAAAGCACCTCATcactttgttttttatttaccaG CACCGGCAGGTCAACCTTCTGTTTGTCGTTTATACCAATATCCCAATTTTGATTTAAGTGGATCTTTGGCACAAAAAACGTTTTTCCAA GCTGATAAAGTAGATTTTTTCTGGAATTCCACCGGTAAAGAAGTCCTGATCCTCACTTCCACAGAAGTAGACAAAACTGGTGCTTCGTATTATGGGAAGCAGGGCCTGTTCCTATTGAGCATCAAAGGAGATAGTGCGATGGTGTTAACAA ATGCTACCGGACCAGTTTACAGTGTTGCCTGGAATCCTCTCGGCCATGAATTTTGTGTCATCTATGGGTTAATGCCTTCCAAGGCAACTATGTTCAACACCAAGGCTGAACCTGTCTTCGAGTTTGGTGAATCACCAAGGAATGCGGTTCATTTTAATCCACTCGGAAATA TAGTTTTATTAGGAGGTTTTGGAAATCTGCCGGGGATGGTGGAAACTTGGGATGTCAAGAGTCACAAACTGATAGCAAAGTCTGATGCACCAGATACCACTTTACTGCATTGGTCACCAGATGGAGTTCACTATATGACAGCCACCACTGCACCTAGACTCCGAGTAAACAATGG TTTTAGGATATGGCATTATAGCGGTGCTCTTCTGTATGAACGTCCTTGGAATAAACAAGAAGAATTATGGGATGTGCAGTGGCAATCTTTCCCAGTAGGAACATTTAAAACAGCCCCTGTTAGTTATAAAGCTGTTGAAGGCATCAAATCAAGTCAACCTACTG CCTCTAAACAAGTGTATGTACCCCCATCAGCCAGAAATAGAGCTGCCGATGGTGCTAAAATTGGATTCGGAGCAGTCAAAAGTGTAGAGCCTAGTG CAAgtgcaattaaaaataaaaagaagaaggaatcCAAGAAAAATGCCAAACAACGCCAGTTAGAGCAACAAACTGTTGAAATCAGCACGCCTTTAACACCTGCCAACAAATCGAACAAGAAACCTGCGGCTGCCACCGCACTCTCAACTTCTAATAGCCATGCCAGCAATGGGAATCATGATGCTTACATCACTGACTCTGATGATCCggaaaaagtcaagaaaatcaAGAAAGTCAAAAAC AAATTGGGCCAAATCACGAAACTGAAAGAACTGCAATCAGAGGGCCAGCTTATGAACCCCAACCAATTAGACAAAATCAACAAAGAAAATGATCTCATCAAAGAACTGGAAAATTTAGTTGCATCGTGA
- the SF2 gene encoding serine/arginine-rich splicing factor 1A isoform X1, with product MSSRNDSRSERNECRVYVGNLPPDIRTKDIQDLFYKFGTVTYVDLKNRRGPPFAFVEFEDPRDADDAVHARDGYDYDGYRLRVEFPRGGGPNFRGGRGGDRGASSSGRGGRGPPARRSQYRVLVTGLPPSGSWQDLKDHMREAGDVCFADVYKDGTGVVEFLRHDDMKYAFKKLDDSRFRSHEGEVSYIRVKEDYSGDDKDSDDRYSGRSRSRSYSPPSRYRSSPTYSPVRHSYSRSRSPS from the exons ATGTCATCCCGCAACGACTCGAGGTCCGAACGAAACGAGTGCAGGGTTTACGTCGGTAACCTCCCACCAGACATTCGCACCAAGGATATCCAGGATCTGTTTTACAAGTTTGGAACCGTCACGTATGTTGATTTGAAGAACAGAAGAGGACCGCCCTTCGCCTTTGTCGAATTTGAGGACCCTCG tGATGCGGATGATGCTGTGCATGCTCGAGATGGATATGACTATGATGGTTACAGACTACGAGTTGAGTTCCCGCGAGGGGGAGGTCCCAACTTCCGAGGAGGCAGAGGAGGTGACCGTGGAGCTAGTTCCAGTGGCCGAGGCGGACGAGGCCCACCAGCCAGACGCTCTCAGTACAGAGTTCTTGTTACAG gaCTGCCTCCGTCTGGAAGTTGGCAGGACTTGAAGGACCACATGCGAGAAGCCGGTGATGTATGCTTTGCTGACGTCTACAAAGATGGAACAGGTGTTGTTGAGTTTTTGCGACATGACGACATGAAGtatgcgttcaaaaaattggatGATTCTAGATTTAGATCTCATGAA ggTGAAGTTTCTTATATCCGTGTGAAAGAAGATTACTCTGGTGATGACAAAGATAGTGATGATCGTTACAGCGGCAGATCACGATCACGTAGCTACTCACCACCATCTCGTTACCGCAGTTCACCAACATATTCCCCTGTCCGGCACTCCTACAGTCGAAGTCGCTCTCCATCATGA
- the SF2 gene encoding serine/arginine-rich splicing factor 1A isoform X2: protein MKVKLMFDLILIFLHRDADDAVHARDGYDYDGYRLRVEFPRGGGPNFRGGRGGDRGASSSGRGGRGPPARRSQYRVLVTGLPPSGSWQDLKDHMREAGDVCFADVYKDGTGVVEFLRHDDMKYAFKKLDDSRFRSHEGEVSYIRVKEDYSGDDKDSDDRYSGRSRSRSYSPPSRYRSSPTYSPVRHSYSRSRSPS from the exons ATGAAAGTAAAATTGATGTTTGATTTGATCCTGATCTTCTTACATCG tGATGCGGATGATGCTGTGCATGCTCGAGATGGATATGACTATGATGGTTACAGACTACGAGTTGAGTTCCCGCGAGGGGGAGGTCCCAACTTCCGAGGAGGCAGAGGAGGTGACCGTGGAGCTAGTTCCAGTGGCCGAGGCGGACGAGGCCCACCAGCCAGACGCTCTCAGTACAGAGTTCTTGTTACAG gaCTGCCTCCGTCTGGAAGTTGGCAGGACTTGAAGGACCACATGCGAGAAGCCGGTGATGTATGCTTTGCTGACGTCTACAAAGATGGAACAGGTGTTGTTGAGTTTTTGCGACATGACGACATGAAGtatgcgttcaaaaaattggatGATTCTAGATTTAGATCTCATGAA ggTGAAGTTTCTTATATCCGTGTGAAAGAAGATTACTCTGGTGATGACAAAGATAGTGATGATCGTTACAGCGGCAGATCACGATCACGTAGCTACTCACCACCATCTCGTTACCGCAGTTCACCAACATATTCCCCTGTCCGGCACTCCTACAGTCGAAGTCGCTCTCCATCATGA
- the LOC109031267 gene encoding uncharacterized protein isoform X1 — protein MSSNPVFWNMPGFYEKGKSSIWLRSRGREQLTSLPLFEFIMENQGEEDNSRAVAAAETAKSVTPNVASKAIPVIPNPHRELVTNTAPVSASTEAGIIPTIQNTVSSVDLGCQLDLVKINNQVRNSEYNPSRFCGVVMRLREPRTSALVFRSGKMVVTGARDENSANLASRKFARILQKLNFPVKFINYKVHNVVATCDLRFPIRLENLNQLHGQFCNYEPELFPSLIYRMVKPRVVLLIFVNGKLIVTGAKSKAEIIEALDTIVPVLRSFRKV, from the exons ATGTCCTCAAACCCAGTATTCTGGAATATGCCGGGTTTTTACGAAAAAG GCAAATCCTCAATTTGGTTGCGTTCGCGCGGTCGAGAACAATTGACAAGTCTACCACT gtTTGAGTTCATAATGGAGAACCAAGGAGAGGAGGACAACTCACGAGCAGTAGCTGCTGCTGAAACAGCTAAGTCT GTCACTCCGAATGTAGCTTCCAAGGCAATTCCTGTAATTCCAAATCCTCACAGGGAGTTGGTAACGAATACAGCCCCTGTCTCGGCCAGCACTGAGGCGGGTATCATCCCAACCATCCA gaaTACCGTCAGCTCAGTAGATCTAGGTTGTCAGTTAGATTTAGTCAAAATCAACAATCAAGTACGGAATTCAGAGTACAACCCATCTAGATTTTGTGGGGTCGTCATGAGGTTGAGGGAGCCGCGCACCTCTGCGCTTGTGTTCCGTTCCGGGAAAATGGTCGTAACTGGTGCAAGAgatgaaaattctgcaaatttagcttcaagaaaatttgctaggatcctccaaaaattaaattttcca gTGAAATTCATCAATTATAAAGTACATAATGTAGTAGCAACTTGTGATCTAAGGTTTCCTATTCGTCTTGAGAATCTGAATCAACTCCATGGACAATTTTGCAA ttacgAGCCTGAACTGTTTCCGTCACTAATTTACCGAATGGTGAAGCCTCGTGTTGTGCTCTTAATTTTTGTCAACGGAAAGTTGATTGTCACTG